The following DNA comes from Serpentinimonas raichei.
GAATGGCAAACGAAATGCCCTGAAAGCCGCCCGACCGGGTGTAGATCATGTTGTTGATGCCCACCACCTCGCCGCGCATATTGATCAGCGGACCGCCCGAGTTGCCGGGGTTGATGGCCACATCGGTCTGGATGAATGGCAGGAACTCACCGGTTTCGCGCTGGCGCGCACTGACAATGCCGGCGGTAACGGTGCTCTCGAGCCCGAAGGGGGAGCCGATGGCCATCACCCACTCGCCCACGCGCAAGCGCGACACGTCGCCGATGCGCACCGTGGGCAAGCGGGTGGCCTCGATTTTGACCACCGCGATGTCGGTGCGCCGATCGGCCCCCACCACCCGGGCCGAGAACTCGCGCCCGTCGGTGAGCGTGACGACGACCTCGTCGGCTCCTTCGACCACGTGCGCGTTGGTCATGATGAAGCCGTCGGCACTCAGGATGAAGCCCGAACCCACGCCACGCGGCCGCTCGACCCCAGGCCCGCCTTGCGGGCCTTGCGGGCCACGCGGTCCGACACCCGGCGGCATCGGGACGCCAAAGCGGCGGAAAAACTCTTCCATCAAATCGTTCGGCGCCGCAGGGCCAGCGCCTTGGCGCACGCGCTCGATGGTGCGGATATTGACCACCGCCGGCCCGACCTGATCGACCAGCACCGTGAAGTCGGGCAGGCCGCGCACCTCCACCGGGGCGCTGACTGGGACGCTGCGTGCCGGTGCGGCTTGCGCCAGCGTGTTAGAGCCGACGGCACTGGTGGCGAGCGTGCCAGACTGCGCCTCGACCGCCTGCGGCTGCGCCAGCCAAAGCACGCCAACCAATCCCAGTGCGGCCGCGCTGGCGGCGAGGTAGCGCCGGGTAGATTGCTTAA
Coding sequences within:
- a CDS encoding Do family serine endopeptidase; protein product: MTPIKQSTRRYLAASAAALGLVGVLWLAQPQAVEAQSGTLATSAVGSNTLAQAAPARSVPVSAPVEVRGLPDFTVLVDQVGPAVVNIRTIERVRQGAGPAAPNDLMEEFFRRFGVPMPPGVGPRGPQGPQGGPGVERPRGVGSGFILSADGFIMTNAHVVEGADEVVVTLTDGREFSARVVGADRRTDIAVVKIEATRLPTVRIGDVSRLRVGEWVMAIGSPFGLESTVTAGIVSARQRETGEFLPFIQTDVAINPGNSGGPLINMRGEVVGINNMIYTRSGGFQGISFAIPIDEAMLVADQLRATGRVTRGRIGVAIGAVDRELATSLGLPRATGALIQGVENQSPAARGGIEPGDVVLSFDGKPVERSTDLPRIVAGTAPGSRVPVRVWRQGAERTLTVTVAAFEDERVARAGEREADPAATPAAQRLGLSVREPTAAERRSLRIEGGVWVTAASAAAARAGLRPDDVIVAVGNRPVANVREFEVAATAVPPNRSVNVLVRRGDWTLHAIIRP